The nucleotide sequence CTCGGCCTCCGACGGCGAGGCGTGGTTCAACTCTGGCGCGAAGGCGGGGGGCGCGCCACCCTTCGGCATGGCTCTTCCACCTGTCTTCCACCCGCACGAAAGGACCGAGACATGCGGAGACTTGTCCTGGCCGCCGCCCTCGCGCTGGGCCTGGCCGGAACGCTCGCCATCGGAGGCGCGGCCCCGGTGAGCGCGCAGGACTCGCAACTGCTCGCCGTGGGCGAGATGGCGCCGGACTTCGCGCTCCCGGGCGCGACGCGATACGGCGCGCTGGAGAACCCGATCCGCCTCAGCGACTACCGGGGCGAGACCGTCGTCCTTGCCTTCTTCTTCAGAGTCAGGACGCGTGGCTGAACGGTTCAGATGAGAGCGTACCGTGATCAGTACGCAAGTGTTTTCAACGAGGGCCGCAACGTGGTCCTCGTCGGCATCTCGAACGACCCGGTCGACGAACTCGCCTCATGGCTGAAGGACGAGGACTTCCCCTTCCTGTTCGGTAGCGACGCGGACAACGACGGGGGGACGTACGTCGCCTTCGGCGGAGGATTGAGAGACAGCAACGCGGTGGACAGCCGCGCCGTGATCGTCGTGGGCCCGGACGGCCGCATCGCGGGCGTGATTCCGAGCTTCAATCAGGTCGACCCCGCCGCCTACGACGAACTCGCCGGCATCATCGACGAGGTGACGCCGGAGCCTGTGGACCCGTAGCGGAACCTGCAGCAGAACCCGTCGCAGAATCGACAGCGAGGATTCCGGTGACGGCCCCGACGAGATCCTGGTCGGGGCCGACGCCGGTGTAGGCCACCTTCCCATCCGCGTCGAGGATGACGACGATCGAGGTCGTGGTCGCCGAGTAGGCGCGCACCGCGGCGCCGTCCGCATCCCACAGGTAGGGGTACTCCGCCCCGTGCCCTTCCGCGTGTCGCCTCACGCGGCGCAGCGACTGGGCCACCGCCACGGCAACGGCGACGACGTTGACCCGGTCGCCGAAGTCCGCCTGCACCTGGTCGATCTCGGGCTGCAGCCCCTCGCACTGTTCGCACCACGCGGCCCAGAACTCGATGAGCGTGGGCTTGCCGGCCGCGTAGTCGAGGAGTTGGATCTCGTTGCCGTCCAGATCCTGCAGCGTGGCGTCCGGCCCCTGCGTCCCGGGGGCGAGGCTCACCTGCCCCGCGCCCGCCTGCGCATGGAGCGGACCCGCCGACAGGAGGACGGCCCCGGCGATCGCAGCCAGCGCGGCGAACATCGCGCGCGCCGCGAACGTGGCGACGTGTCTCGGTTTCGCGTTCACATGAAGTATCCCGCCCGGATGAGGTAGAACTGCGCCATCCCGATCATGATGACGGCTGCGGCTCGTTTCATCCAGATCATCCACGTCCCCGACTTCGGCAGCACGGCGAGCGTCCCCGAGAAGAGGCCGACGGCGATGAGCACGGCGGTCATGCCGATCGAGAAGGTGAAGAGGTAGACGAACCCCATGAGCCCGGCCTGTTCCGCGACGACCCAGGTGAGGACCACGGCGAAGGCGGGCGCCCCGCACGGCGCGGCCACGATGCCGGACGTCGCCCCGAGGAGGAACACGGCACGGTACGATCCGCCGCCACGGCTGCCCGCCCACGCGAGGAGCCGCTTCGGCACCGGGACGGGAAAGACGTCGAGCATGAACAGCGAGAAGAAGAGGAGGAGGTTTCCGGTCGCGAACAGGGCCCAGAAGCTCGCCCCGATCGAGCCCAGGACGGTGCCGCTGAGCCCGGCGATGACGCCGAGCACGGAATAGAGGAGCGCCAGCCCCAGGGCGTAGATGAGCGTCAGGCCAACGGTGCGCCTTCGCGACTGGGCTTCGCCCGCCGTGCCGGAGATGACGGAGAAGGTGATCGGAATCATCGGCCAGATGCACGGGTTCGTGCTCGTGAGGACCCCCGCCCCGAAGAGGGCGGCGAGCGCGAGGAACGGGTTGTCGGAGAGCGCGGGGAGGAGTCCGCCCGCCGGCTCGACCTGCAGCGCCGCGAGGGCGACCGCCTCGACGGCGCCCATTGCGACGGCGCCCGTTGCGAGCGGTTCGATCACGGGACCAGCGGCTGGGTCGGCGGGCCGCCGAAGACGATCACGCCATCCTTCACGACGAGATCGATGTTCCGCAGGTCGGCGATGTCGGCCAGCGGGTCTCCGTCCACGAGGATCAGGTGCGCGCGCCGCCCCGGCTCCACGGTCCCGAAATCGTCCTCCTTCCCGAGCCAGCGCGCGCCGTTCGCGGTCGCGGCCCGCAGGATCGCGGCGTTCGGCACGCCTGCCGCCGCGTACGCCTCGAGTTCGTTGAACAGCCCCACGTTGTCCGTGCCCGCGAGCAGCGGGACCCCGGCCTCGACCGCGCGCCGGACGAACTCGCCCATGCGCTCGTACGCCTGCCGGGCGTTGTGGAACCCTTCGAGCGAAAAGCGCGAGCGGTCGCCGTCGTCGACGTCCTGGATGTAGAGAGTCGGATCGAGTCCCGTCTCGGTCTCGGCCATGAGTTCGAGGAGGGACAGGACCTCGGGGCTCGCCGGATCGATCTCCCGCCAGTCGGCCTGCATGCGTCCGACCGGGTTCCGCCCGCCGTCGAGCGACATGTCGCGTCCGTCGACCTGGATCTCAAGCGGGAGGAAGTCGCGCCACACGCGGATGTGGTTGAACCCGCTGATGCCGGCTTCGATCGCCTGCCGCCAGCCCGTGCGCACCCCGATGTGGCCCGTGACCGGGAGCCCCTGCACGCGCGCCTCCGCCACGACGGCGGCGAGCACGTCCGGGTCGAGGAGGAAGTACGCCTTGAGCAGATCGACGCCCTGCGCCTTCAGCGCGCGGACGAGCGCCGGAGCGGCTGCGGGGTCGTCGATGCTCACGTCGACCAGGGGGTGGTAGCCGGCGGGGCCGTCGATCAGGGGGCCGGCCGTGTACACGTCGGGGCCGGCCAGGACGCCGAGACGCACCGCGTCCTTGAAATCCATCGCGTCCTGGATGGCCGAGCCCGGGTCGCGGATCGCGGTGATGCCGGCGGCCAGCAGGTCGGCGCCGGCGAGGGGCTGCCAGTAGTGGTAGTGGTTGTCCATCAGACCCGGGAGCAACATGCGGCCGCCCCCGTCGATGACCGGCGTGCCCGGCGCCGCCTCGGGCGTCCCTCCGTCTTCCCCCGTCCGTACCTCGGCGATCCTGCCGTTCCGGACCAGGACCGCCGACCCGGGCACCGCCTCGTCGCCCGTGCCGTCGAACAGGCGGACGTTGGTGATCAGCAGGTCGTCGGCGGGATCTCCGGCCACCTCGAACCGGGCCTCGAAGGGAATCGGCGTGAACTCGCCGCTCGCCAGATCGAGCCGCTGCAGCCGTCGTCCGCCGAGGACGAGCAGCCATTCGCCGGACGGATGGAACGCGAGCTGCTTCTGGTCGAAGGCGCTCGCGAACCGGTGCTGTTCCCCGGCAACCGACACGACGATGTGGTCGAGACCGTTATGCGTCATCACGTGTGCGCGGCGCGTGCCCTCCGAACTCCAGGCCACGGCCATCTCCCGCTCCGGCGTGTCCGTGACCCGTTCCAGCGACATCTCCTCCAGGTCGAGTTCGTACAGGTCCGTGCCGTCGAAGCGTCCCGTCTCGAGGAGGATCCGGCTCCCGTCCGGCGAGAGCGCGAACGACCACTCGTGCCAGCTCCGGGTGTGCGTGATCTGTTCCGCCTCGCCGCCCGCCAGCGGGATCCGCCACACGTGCGCCTCGTACTGCGAGCGGTCGTCGACGAAGAAGAGCTGGCTCCCGTCCGGATGAAACTGCATGTGCCCGACCGACCCCGGGACGGCGTGCAGGAAGCGGACACCGCCGGTGGCCATGTTGCGGACGAGAATATCGGCGCCCTGGCGGGATCTCGCGGCGTAGGCGAGGAAGCGGCCGTCCGGCGACCAGGCGGGGCGCGTGTCCCACGAGGCCCCGTCCGTGAGCTGGCGCGCCGGGCCGCCCTCGGCGGG is from Candidatus Palauibacter scopulicola and encodes:
- a CDS encoding redoxin domain-containing protein, encoding MRAYRDQYASVFNEGRNVVLVGISNDPVDELASWLKDEDFPFLFGSDADNDGGTYVAFGGGLRDSNAVDSRAVIVVGPDGRIAGVIPSFNQVDPAAYDELAGIIDEVTPEPVDP
- a CDS encoding TlpA disulfide reductase family protein — its product is MNAKPRHVATFAARAMFAALAAIAGAVLLSAGPLHAQAGAGQVSLAPGTQGPDATLQDLDGNEIQLLDYAAGKPTLIEFWAAWCEQCEGLQPEIDQVQADFGDRVNVVAVAVAVAQSLRRVRRHAEGHGAEYPYLWDADGAAVRAYSATTTSIVVILDADGKVAYTGVGPDQDLVGAVTGILAVDSATGSAAGSATGPQAPASPRR
- a CDS encoding cytochrome c biogenesis protein CcdA: MIEPLATGAVAMGAVEAVALAALQVEPAGGLLPALSDNPFLALAALFGAGVLTSTNPCIWPMIPITFSVISGTAGEAQSRRRTVGLTLIYALGLALLYSVLGVIAGLSGTVLGSIGASFWALFATGNLLLFFSLFMLDVFPVPVPKRLLAWAGSRGGGSYRAVFLLGATSGIVAAPCGAPAFAVVLTWVVAEQAGLMGFVYLFTFSIGMTAVLIAVGLFSGTLAVLPKSGTWMIWMKRAAAVIMIGMAQFYLIRAGYFM
- a CDS encoding amidohydrolase family protein codes for the protein MRRRVGIVAAVAGFSVVAGIAAGTGPLQAQSYVTVDIGARDPAFSPDGSRIAVSILGKIWTLPAEGGPARQLTDGASWDTRPAWSPDGRFLAYAARSRQGADILVRNMATGGVRFLHAVPGSVGHMQFHPDGSQLFFVDDRSQYEAHVWRIPLAGGEAEQITHTRSWHEWSFALSPDGSRILLETGRFDGTDLYELDLEEMSLERVTDTPEREMAVAWSSEGTRRAHVMTHNGLDHIVVSVAGEQHRFASAFDQKQLAFHPSGEWLLVLGGRRLQRLDLASGEFTPIPFEARFEVAGDPADDLLITNVRLFDGTGDEAVPGSAVLVRNGRIAEVRTGEDGGTPEAAPGTPVIDGGGRMLLPGLMDNHYHYWQPLAGADLLAAGITAIRDPGSAIQDAMDFKDAVRLGVLAGPDVYTAGPLIDGPAGYHPLVDVSIDDPAAAPALVRALKAQGVDLLKAYFLLDPDVLAAVVAEARVQGLPVTGHIGVRTGWRQAIEAGISGFNHIRVWRDFLPLEIQVDGRDMSLDGGRNPVGRMQADWREIDPASPEVLSLLELMAETETGLDPTLYIQDVDDGDRSRFSLEGFHNARQAYERMGEFVRRAVEAGVPLLAGTDNVGLFNELEAYAAAGVPNAAILRAATANGARWLGKEDDFGTVEPGRRAHLILVDGDPLADIADLRNIDLVVKDGVIVFGGPPTQPLVP